The DNA segment TTCGGTCGCGGGTCTCGGAACTGCTCGACCGACAGGGCAGATAATTTCATTCCTTTACCAGATAGATTTATTACCTATTAGCCTATCGTACACGTATGGCTAAAGGACTCGACGTCGGAACGATGAACATCCTCTCGGGCCGACAGGACGGCTCGGACACCGTCTTCGTACAGCAGCGAAACAGCTTCGTGGAGATCGAATACAGCGACATGGCCGAACAGATGCTCTCGCGGAGCGACGTCCTCCACATCCGCAAGGGCGACACGGTGTACGTCGTGGGCGACGACGCGCTCACGTTCGCGAACGTGTTCAACAGGGAGACGCGCCGCCCGATGCAGCACGGCATCCTCTCGAGCAAGGAGCAGTCGGCCATCCCGATGATCAAGCTCATCACCGAGCAGGTCGTCGGCGAGCCCAGCCATCAGGGCGAGCGGCTGTTCTTCTCGAGTCCGGCGGATCCGATCGACTCGGAGCTCTCGACGCTGTATCACGAGAAGACGGTCGAGTCGTTCCTCACGGACATGGGCTACGACGTCGAGCCGATCAACGAGGGAATGGCCGTGATCTACTCGGAGCTCGCCGAGCGGAACTTCACGGGCCTTGGCATCAGCTTCGGCGCGGGCATGACGAACGTCTGTCTCGCCTACTACGCGGTGCCGGTGATGACGTTCTCGGTGGCTCGCGGCGGCGACTGGATCGACGAGCAGGCCGCCCAGGCCACCGGAACGCCTGTCGACAAGGTCACCTCGATCAAGGAGGACGACTTCAAGCTCGACTTCCGCACCGACATCGGCGGCGTCGAGGGCGCGCTCGCGATCTACTACGAGAACCTCCTCGACTACGTCATCGAACAGATCTCCCGCGAGGTCAACGAGGAGGACGTCGAGGAGGGCCTCGACGTTCCCGTCGTCGTCACCGGCGGCACCTCGAGCCCGCGCGGGTTCGAGGCGCTGTTCGAGGAGCACCTCGAGGGTGCGAACATCCCCTTCTCGATCAGCGGCGTCCAGCAGGCCAACGAACCGCTCTACAGCGTCGCCCGCGGCGCGCTCGTCGCCGCCCGCTCGGACGAACACGAGGCCGACGCCGACCGGCGGGCCGCGGCCCCCGACGGCGGCGAACGGGCCGACGGCGACTCGAAACCGGCCGAGAACTGACCGTCCGCGCGGCGACCGGCGCGTGACCGTCCCCCCGTAACGTTCTCTCGAGGCACGCTTCGAACGAATCGTGACTCGTCTCTTCGACGAAGCCACCTCCGCTTCCGGACCGCCTGTATAACCACTACGCATCCGCAAAGGTTTTTGTATATCCGCCGTGTATCGACTCCCAAGATGAGTACGTCACAGCGACCCGCCGTCGAAGGCTGCCGGCCGGAGGAGGCCACCCCCGTCAGGCTCGAGGCCGAGGCGCTCCATTCGACCGCACCGGACTACCTGCGCGAACTGAAGGAGGAACTGACCGACGAGCGTCTCGTTCCCGCCAGACTGGTCGTCGAGGTCTGCTTCGACGAGGACTGTTCGCTCTCGACCCAGGAGGAGGCCCAACGCGTTCGCGATCACATCCGCGCGGCGGCGTTCCTCGGGGCCGGCACCCTCACCGTGTCGCTCGACGACGTCGCGAACGAGCACAAGGTCCGTCCCGCGCTCGCGGCCTGCGCCGAACGGGCCCGGCGCGACGGCGTCGTGCTCGAGGTCGACGGACCGCTCTCGATCGAACCCTAGCCGATCGACTCGGATCCGCGAATGGGATCGAAGCGGGCGCTGGAACGGGAGCTCTCGCGGGTCCGCGGGTTCGAACACCCGCGCGTCGAACTCGAACAGTATCCCACCCCGGCGGGGATCGCCGCCCAGCTCGTCCACCTCGCGGACCTCCAGGGCGACCTCGAGGGCTGTGTCGTCGACCTCGGTACCGGAACCGGCGTGCTCGCGCTCGGCGCCGCGCTACGCGCCCCCGAACGCGTGATCGGCCTCGATCGCGATCCGGCCGCGCTCGCGCGGGCACGGGAGAACGAACGCCGGATCGATCCTCCCCGGGGGGTGGAGTGGCTCCTCGGCGACGGCGGCCGACCGCCGCTGTGTCCCCTAGGTACGACCGTGCTCACGAACCCGCCGTTCGGCGCCCAACGGGGCCAACGACACGCTGATCGACGATTTCTGGAGGGTGCTCGCGGGTTCGCCGACGTGATCTACTCGATCCACAACGAGGGGAGTCGCGAGTTCGTCGAGTCGTTCGCCGCGGACAACGGCGGCGAGGTCACCCACGCCTACGAACTCGCTTTCGATCTCGAGCGGCAGTTCGAGTTCCACGAGGAGGAGCGCCGGACGATCCGCGCGGAGTGTTACCGATCGGCCTGGCGCGACGTGTAGCGCTCCTCCTCCGCGATCGGTATCGCGGTGTCGCCGTAGACGGCGTAGAGGACGTCCCCGTCATCGCGTTCGTCGCCGTTCTCGTTCCCGTCCTCGGCCGCCTCCTCGCGGACGAACTCGATCCCCTCGACGGTCACGCTCTCGCCGAGATCGGGCATGTGAGCGCGGTCCTCCCCGTCGACGGCGATTCGGAACCCGTCGTTTCCGGCGAGGACGGCGACCTCGTGGCCGTCGATCGATCCCGGGGCGACGACGGGTTCGGAGGCGTAGGCGAGGGTGCGCTCGCCGTCGTGTTCGAGCCAGATCCGGTAGACGCGGTCGTCGTCGACGACCCAGCCCTCGCGTTCGGCCTCGATCCTCTCGCTCCAGGTCAGGCCGCCGATCCTGACGCTCCCCTCGCCGTGGGTTCGGAGTTCGGCCCTCGTCACCTCCTGACTCCAGACGGTTCGCTCCTCGCTGACGACGATCACCCCGCTCGCGGTGACGTCCGTCGCCTCGCCGAACGCCTCGACGTCGACGACCGAGAACGTCCGGTTGGTGATCTCCTCGTCGTAGAAGACGGTGTAGTCGCCCACGGTGACGGCCTCGTCGGGCGAGGCGCCGTCGACCGCGGTGAGGTTGAGCGGGACCGCGACGAGACACATGCTCACGAGCGGGAGCATCAACAGCAGGACGGCCGTTCGACGGTAGCTCAGGGTCCCGACGAACTGGCGATCGCTCGCGGCCAGTGCCGCCGTGACGAGCGTGGCGAGCGCGATGACGAGGGCGATACCGAGCGCCCGGTAGAGAACGAACGTCTCGGCCCCCCTCACCCACCAAACCACCCACAGCGAGAGACTCAGACCCACGAGCAGGGATCCGAGCCATAGCCGAAGGGGGTCCGGGCGGGTCCCCCGGCGATGCAGCAGCGCGGCCCCGACGAGCACGCCGAGCAGGAAGCCGAGCGCGTGGCCCTGGACGGCGATGCCGTACCACCACGGCGGGGAGACGCTCGCGGTCGTCTCGACGACGGCGATCGGTTCGTCGAGCGCGGCGGCGACGGTGCGGAGCGCGCTCCTCGCCGCGAGCGCGACCACCACGAGCAGCGGGTAGCGGACGAGCACGAAGCCCGCGAACGCGAAGACGACCCCCGAGAAGCCGATCACCGGCCCCCAGGTGAATAAGCTGGTGAACACGCCGAGGCCCAATACGGACGACGGAAAGAGCACGAACGCGCGGAGTCGGGGGTCGGCGTGCCACGCCCCGTCCTTCGTGCCGGGGTAGTGACCCCAGACGTACTCGGCGAGCGGGGCGAGGATCGCCGCGGAGGTGAGGTTGCCGAGGAGGTGGCCCGGACCCACGTGGGCGAAACTGGCGAACAGCCAGCCTGCCAGGTAGAAGTACGACCACGCGGAGAAGGGGATCGCCAGCGGCTCCGTCCAGCGGACCGCCCCCTCCTGAACGACGAGGTAGACGAACAGTACGAAGCCCAGCGAGAGGATCGATCCCCACGGGACGCCGAGGTAGAACCGCGAACGAAGCCTCTCGAGCCACCTCGTCTCGGGGTCGAGTCGCCGGAGCACGAGGACCGACCCCAGAAGCGCGAGCAGGAGGAGCGTCCGCCAGAGGAGGGTGTACCGCGAGTCGAGCATGTGGTCAGTCGGGGGCCGATCGAATTGAGGGTTGTGTCCCCTCACCTTCGATTTCGAAGTCACGAACGTTATGGATATCGTCGTATAAGGAGTAAATAACAGTCAACGGTTTGACTGCTGCCGCCGTAGGTGGTGAACGCTGGCACGTACCGCCAGCACGGGGATCGTGCCTCTGACACCCGGTTGCCCGCCGGGAACCGCCCCGTTTTCGCGCGTTCGAAAGCTTCAAACACGCCACGAGCGAAGCCCTCGCCATGGAACTACGCGTCATCACTCGCGAGGATCAGGAGCTCTCGATCGAGATCGGGGGCGAGGATCACACGTTCATGAACGTACTGAAGGGAGCGTTGCTGGAGACCGACGGCGTGGTCGCCGCGACCTACGACGTCAATCCCGAGCAGTCGGGCGGCCAGACCGACCCCGTCCTGACGGTCACCACCGAGCAGGGGGTCGACCCGCTCGACGCGATCGGGGAGGCCGCGGCGTCCATCCGCGAAACGACCGACTCCTTCCGCGACGCGTTCGCCGACGCCTCCGCCGCGGCCTGAATCACCTCCGACTCCTCCGGACCGATCCCGCGAACCCGAGACGACGATCGACGCGTCCTCAGAAGCGGATCGGAAGCCCGCGTTCCGCGAGATACTCCTTGCTCTCCTCGATCGAGTACTCGCCGAAGTGGAAGATGGAGGCCGCGAGCGCGGCGTCGGCGCCGGCCTCCTCGAACGCCTCGTGCATGTCTTCGGGTCCGCCACAGCCCGAGGAGGCGATCACTGGCGTCGAAACCGTCTCGCAGACCGCACGCGTGACGGGGATGTCGTAGCCCTCCTTGGTGCCGTCGGTGTCGATCGAGTTGACGAACAGCTCGCCCGCGCCGCGCGATTCGGCCTCCGCGGCCCACTCGATCACGTCGACCCCGGTGCCCTCGCGCCCGCCCTTGACCGTACACTCGAACCAGCAGGACTCGCCGTCGATCTCGGCGTAGTGCTCGCCCCGTTCGTCGAACCGCCGCTTCGAGTCGACGCTGATGACGATACACTGGCTGCCGAACGCGCGCGCTCCCTCGGTGATGAACTCCGGTCGTTCGAGCGCGGCGGTGTTGATCGAGACCTTGTCCGCGCCCGCCCGCAGGGTCTCCTTGATGTCGCCGGTGGTGCGGATGCCGCCTCCCACCGTCAGTGGGATGAACACCTCGTCGGCGACCGCAGAGACCGTATCGAGCATCGTCTCTCTTCCTTCGGCGCTCGCGGTGATGTCGAGGAAGACGAACTCGTCGGCGCCGGCCTCGTTGTACCGCTTCGCCATCTCGACGGGATCGCCGGTGTACTCCAGGTCCTCGAAGTTGACTCCGGTGTAGACCGCCGCCTCGCCGTTCTCGTTCACGTCGACGTCGATACACGGGATGATCCGCTTGGTCAACACCATCTGGCTGATGGTTCACCCCACCGCGCAATCAGCCTTCGGATCCGGCCCGTACGGGCCGCTCCACGCGGCGTCGCCGACCCTCTCCGGTCGACCGCTGGCCCTCCCGACCGCTGAGTTCGTCAAGGGGTGATCAGTCGTCCGTTCCTCCCCCTCGTTCGATCTCCTCATCGGTCGCCGGTCGAGTGATCACGACCTCCCGGCCGGGGCCGTCCTCGTTCCGGTAGACCCACGTCGAGACCGACCCGATCGGAACGCCGTTCCGGTAGGCCGACTCGAGGAGCAGACGGGGCTTCCGTCGAGAGGGAATCTCGTATGGGCGAGTGATACGCTACGGGTGGTAGTCGCCGACTCTCTGGACTCGCTTGGTACACCGGATCAGGAGAACGACCCGGAGATCGGGCCGTTGGCTTCGCTGGAATCCACTCGTCTCCGGGATTTCGATACGTCATGAGGAGCGGGTAATATCATCTAGCTATTATAAGTGCCTGGGCGGGGATCCATGAAACGGGAACACGAAGCCGAACTAATGGCGTGTACCGTTGTCGGCTTCGTCCACGTTCCGCCTCCGGCAAGGGGGACGGAGGGGCGCTCGAACGCGAGTCCCGTTCCTGTACGACGTACCGGGGAGATTGGATGAGCTCTCCCCCGTTCTTTCGACGGCCCTGATAGACGACGGCCTCCTTCCACCACGCGCGCTCGACGCTGGCGGCGGTCATGGCCGGGGGTACGGGGAACGCGTATTTCAACGGGTGGAATCCGATGGGTGCGTTTAAGTCCCGCGCGCGAACAGTACGGGACATGAGCGAACGCGAGAACCGCCCAGACGAGGAGCGAGGAGGGGCCGACGCCCCCGGCGAGGACGGCGGCACGATGGTCGACGACGAACCGGGTACCCAGCAGGACGTCGTCGGCGCGCCGGACAAGGAACGACCGAACGTGAAGGTGCCCGCGGCCGAGCGTACGACCGCCCCCCAGAGCCCCTACACGATGCGACAGGCCGGCATCGGCTTCGCGGTGCTCCTCGTCGGTCTGCTGGTCATCTTCGGCGTGCCGCTGTTGTTCGCGTAGTCGGCGAGTCCGACGGCGATCCGCCGCGCTCCCGTTCCGAGACCGCGACGATCAGATCGATTCGAGGGGCTCTCGTTCGCCGAACTCGGGGTCGGGACCGCCGGCCGGCGCGGCCCACTCGACGGCGTTCTCGAGCACCCGCTGGATCTCGGACTGGTGGTAGACGGGGTAGGTCTCGTGGCCCGGTCGGAAGTAGAACACCTTCCCCGCGCCGCGCCGATAGCAACAGCCCGATCGGAACACCTCGCCACCCTCGAACCACGAGGTGAAGACGAGCGTGTCGGGCGCGGGGACGTCGAAGCGCTCGCCGTACATCTCCGCCTCCGAGAGCTCGATACACTCGTCGATCCCCTCGGTGATCGGGTGACCGGGCTCGACGACCCAGAGGCGTTCTCGCTCCTCGGCCTCGCGCCACTTCAACGAACAGGAGGTGCCCATCAGCCGCTTGAACGGCTTCGAGTAGTGGCCCGAGTGGAGTACGAGCAGCCCCATCCCCTCCAGAACGCGCTCCTGGACCCGGTCGACGATCGCCTCCTCGACCTCGTCGTGGGCGATGTGGCCCCACCAGGTCAGCACGTCCGTCTCCTCGAGCACCTCCTCAGTGAGCCCGTGTTCCGGCTCGTCGAGAGTCGCCGTTCGTGTGTCGAAACCCCGCTCCTCGAGAAAGCCCGCGATCGTCTCGTGGATGCCGTCGGGGTACTGTTCCCGGGCGGCCTCGTCCTCGCGCTCGTGGCGAAACTCGTTCCAGACGGTGACCCTGGTCATGGTCGGACCTCGCGCCGGAGGGGAAAGGAACTACCGATGGGGGTTAAGGGATCACCGGTTGAAACCCCGGCGTGAACGTTGCGATCAACCTCTACACCGTCCGAGATCTCGACGAACCGCTCCTCGACGTCCTGGACCGCGTCGCCCGCGCGGGCTACGACGGCGTCGAGTTCGCCGGCGTCGAGGCCGACCCCGAGGACGTTCGCGAACGGCTCGACGGCCTCGGGTTGGCCGTTGCGGGCGCACACGTCCCGATCGAGGAACTCGAGGAGGGGTTCGAGGCGACGGCCGACCGCTACCGAGCGCTCGACTGTGAGCGCGTCGTCGTTCCCTATCTCGACGAGGGGGCGTTCGCCTCGCTCTCCTCGAGCGAGCAGACCGCCCGACGTCTCGACGCGCTCGGGGGGCGGGTGGCGGAGCAGGGGTTCGACCTCAACTACCACAACCACGACCACGAGTTCGTCGACGTCGGGGAGACGACCGGCTTCGAGGCGTTCGTCGAGCATTCCGCGGTCGGCCTCGAACTCGATCTAGGCTGGATCGAGGCCGCGGGCGCGAACCCCGCCAGGCTGCTCGAACGCTACGCCGATCGCGTCTCGCTGCTCCACTGCAAGGACACCCGCTCCGGAGCCCCGGTCGAACTCGGCGAGGGCGACCTCGATCTCGGGACGTGTCTCGACGCCGCCCGCGAGGCGGACGTCGAGTGGCTGGTCTACGAACACGACGCGCCCGACGATCCGGTCGAGTCGCTCGAACGCGGCGTGGAGACGCTCCGCGGACGGCTCTGAACGGATTTCGCTGGTAGAACCGGCGCTCCGCCGTCGCC comes from the Halalkalicoccus sp. CG83 genome and includes:
- a CDS encoding cell division protein FtsA; the encoded protein is MAKGLDVGTMNILSGRQDGSDTVFVQQRNSFVEIEYSDMAEQMLSRSDVLHIRKGDTVYVVGDDALTFANVFNRETRRPMQHGILSSKEQSAIPMIKLITEQVVGEPSHQGERLFFSSPADPIDSELSTLYHEKTVESFLTDMGYDVEPINEGMAVIYSELAERNFTGLGISFGAGMTNVCLAYYAVPVMTFSVARGGDWIDEQAAQATGTPVDKVTSIKEDDFKLDFRTDIGGVEGALAIYYENLLDYVIEQISREVNEEDVEEGLDVPVVVTGGTSSPRGFEALFEEHLEGANIPFSISGVQQANEPLYSVARGALVAARSDEHEADADRRAAAPDGGERADGDSKPAEN
- a CDS encoding METTL5 family protein produces the protein MGSKRALERELSRVRGFEHPRVELEQYPTPAGIAAQLVHLADLQGDLEGCVVDLGTGTGVLALGAALRAPERVIGLDRDPAALARARENERRIDPPRGVEWLLGDGGRPPLCPLGTTVLTNPPFGAQRGQRHADRRFLEGARGFADVIYSIHNEGSREFVESFAADNGGEVTHAYELAFDLERQFEFHEEERRTIRAECYRSAWRDV
- a CDS encoding rhomboid family intramembrane serine protease, whose translation is MLDSRYTLLWRTLLLLALLGSVLVLRRLDPETRWLERLRSRFYLGVPWGSILSLGFVLFVYLVVQEGAVRWTEPLAIPFSAWSYFYLAGWLFASFAHVGPGHLLGNLTSAAILAPLAEYVWGHYPGTKDGAWHADPRLRAFVLFPSSVLGLGVFTSLFTWGPVIGFSGVVFAFAGFVLVRYPLLVVVALAARSALRTVAAALDEPIAVVETTASVSPPWWYGIAVQGHALGFLLGVLVGAALLHRRGTRPDPLRLWLGSLLVGLSLSLWVVWWVRGAETFVLYRALGIALVIALATLVTAALAASDRQFVGTLSYRRTAVLLLMLPLVSMCLVAVPLNLTAVDGASPDEAVTVGDYTVFYDEEITNRTFSVVDVEAFGEATDVTASGVIVVSEERTVWSQEVTRAELRTHGEGSVRIGGLTWSERIEAEREGWVVDDDRVYRIWLEHDGERTLAYASEPVVAPGSIDGHEVAVLAGNDGFRIAVDGEDRAHMPDLGESVTVEGIEFVREEAAEDGNENGDERDDGDVLYAVYGDTAIPIAEEERYTSRQADR
- a CDS encoding DNA-directed RNA polymerase subunit L, with the protein product MELRVITREDQELSIEIGGEDHTFMNVLKGALLETDGVVAATYDVNPEQSGGQTDPVLTVTTEQGVDPLDAIGEAAASIRETTDSFRDAFADASAAA
- the hisF gene encoding imidazole glycerol phosphate synthase subunit HisF, producing MLTKRIIPCIDVDVNENGEAAVYTGVNFEDLEYTGDPVEMAKRYNEAGADEFVFLDITASAEGRETMLDTVSAVADEVFIPLTVGGGIRTTGDIKETLRAGADKVSINTAALERPEFITEGARAFGSQCIVISVDSKRRFDERGEHYAEIDGESCWFECTVKGGREGTGVDVIEWAAEAESRGAGELFVNSIDTDGTKEGYDIPVTRAVCETVSTPVIASSGCGGPEDMHEAFEEAGADAALAASIFHFGEYSIEESKEYLAERGLPIRF
- a CDS encoding DUF7550 family protein; the protein is MSERENRPDEERGGADAPGEDGGTMVDDEPGTQQDVVGAPDKERPNVKVPAAERTTAPQSPYTMRQAGIGFAVLLVGLLVIFGVPLLFA
- a CDS encoding ThuA domain-containing protein, which translates into the protein MTRVTVWNEFRHEREDEAAREQYPDGIHETIAGFLEERGFDTRTATLDEPEHGLTEEVLEETDVLTWWGHIAHDEVEEAIVDRVQERVLEGMGLLVLHSGHYSKPFKRLMGTSCSLKWREAEERERLWVVEPGHPITEGIDECIELSEAEMYGERFDVPAPDTLVFTSWFEGGEVFRSGCCYRRGAGKVFYFRPGHETYPVYHQSEIQRVLENAVEWAAPAGGPDPEFGEREPLESI
- a CDS encoding sugar phosphate isomerase/epimerase family protein, translated to MNVAINLYTVRDLDEPLLDVLDRVARAGYDGVEFAGVEADPEDVRERLDGLGLAVAGAHVPIEELEEGFEATADRYRALDCERVVVPYLDEGAFASLSSSEQTARRLDALGGRVAEQGFDLNYHNHDHEFVDVGETTGFEAFVEHSAVGLELDLGWIEAAGANPARLLERYADRVSLLHCKDTRSGAPVELGEGDLDLGTCLDAAREADVEWLVYEHDAPDDPVESLERGVETLRGRL